Proteins encoded in a region of the Corynebacterium breve genome:
- a CDS encoding DNA-formamidopyrimidine glycosylase family protein, producing the protein MPEGDSLYQLSQRLQFMRDRTVTACSIRWPSYATVDFTGLTCDRVWPYGKHLFMQFGTNVLHTHLKMEGTWAIHRAGTRWRKPGHTARVVLQLDDDNSRDIELVGHSLGLVEVFPLREYAERMGYLGPDILESEWDKEEALRRIESQPEMEIGRALLDQKNVAGIGNEYRAEVCFIAGVHPAEKVCDVDVDKLLMIARKLMWANRESPVRVTTGIKRAGETSYVFGRNNKPCRRCGTLIVKDMLGGEGDLERVIWWCPKCQPGPVR; encoded by the coding sequence TCGATTCGCTGGCCGAGCTACGCCACCGTCGATTTCACTGGTCTTACCTGCGATCGCGTTTGGCCATACGGCAAGCACCTCTTCATGCAATTTGGCACCAATGTGTTGCACACCCACCTTAAAATGGAAGGCACGTGGGCCATCCATCGCGCTGGTACTCGGTGGCGCAAACCTGGCCACACGGCACGCGTTGTCCTCCAGCTTGACGACGACAACTCGCGCGACATCGAGCTGGTGGGACACTCCTTGGGCCTTGTTGAAGTCTTTCCGCTGCGGGAGTACGCCGAGCGAATGGGCTATCTGGGACCTGACATTTTGGAGTCGGAGTGGGACAAGGAAGAAGCCTTGCGGCGGATTGAATCCCAGCCGGAGATGGAAATCGGTCGGGCCCTGCTGGATCAGAAAAACGTCGCAGGGATTGGCAACGAATACCGGGCAGAAGTGTGCTTCATTGCCGGTGTGCATCCGGCTGAGAAAGTCTGTGACGTAGACGTGGACAAGCTCCTTATGATTGCTCGAAAGCTGATGTGGGCGAATAGAGAATCGCCGGTGCGCGTGACAACAGGGATCAAGCGTGCTGGGGAGACCAGTTACGTCTTCGGCAGGAACAACAAGCCATGTCGACGCTGCGGAACGCTGATCGTTAAGGACATGCTTGGCGGCGAAGGTGACTTGGAGCGGGTTATTTGGTGGTGTCCGAAGTGCCAGCCGGGTCCTGTTCGTTGA
- a CDS encoding MFS transporter, which translates to MAQPDPREVVTTKALTVWLAAIAVYIVATLGRSSFGVAGVNAIERFEVDASAIAVFTSVQLGVYALSQIPMGLLIDKFGPRKMLVAGALVMAAGQITLGLTTSYWVAIAARVFIGVGDATGFLSIMRILPYWFPLKKTPLFSQLTSAMGQLGQFLSAVPFLWLLNVQGWSVAFVSLGAIGILVSLAALIAVQDSPEGAAPESASKPETQRHSLRQSLAIVFTSPVCWMAFFVHWMSMVYMFVFGLLWGMPLMTLGMGIEPSTAGMVLVINSIVSVIAGPFMGIISSRAGSQRVPIALVFSLGQAVAWLIFLSSPDPRGLVAVIVLNVIFALLTPAGNYGFDAVRENLPNNVVATGTGMSNMGGFTASMIAAQGVGFLLDYSSNGASYEWSDFRVAWLAVFAVWAFGFAGALVARSQFKNSTRGVVVVNEQDPAGTSDTTK; encoded by the coding sequence ATGGCCCAACCTGATCCGCGCGAAGTAGTGACCACCAAGGCTCTCACTGTCTGGCTTGCTGCCATTGCGGTGTATATCGTTGCCACACTCGGTCGCTCTTCTTTCGGTGTCGCCGGGGTAAACGCGATCGAGCGATTCGAGGTCGATGCATCTGCCATTGCTGTCTTTACCTCGGTCCAGCTCGGAGTCTATGCACTGTCGCAAATTCCCATGGGTCTTCTCATCGATAAATTCGGCCCACGAAAGATGCTGGTCGCTGGCGCACTCGTCATGGCAGCTGGCCAAATCACGCTGGGCTTAACGACGAGTTACTGGGTCGCCATCGCCGCGCGCGTCTTCATCGGAGTTGGCGACGCCACCGGGTTCTTGTCCATCATGCGTATCCTGCCCTACTGGTTCCCGTTGAAGAAGACTCCACTTTTCTCCCAACTCACCTCGGCGATGGGGCAACTGGGCCAGTTCCTTTCGGCGGTGCCGTTCCTGTGGCTGCTCAATGTCCAAGGCTGGTCGGTTGCCTTCGTCAGCTTGGGTGCGATCGGCATCCTCGTGTCGCTAGCAGCGCTCATCGCTGTGCAGGACTCCCCCGAGGGAGCGGCCCCAGAAAGCGCTTCCAAGCCAGAGACACAGCGGCATTCTCTGCGTCAATCTCTGGCCATTGTTTTCACTTCCCCGGTGTGCTGGATGGCGTTTTTTGTTCACTGGATGTCCATGGTGTACATGTTCGTGTTCGGCCTGCTCTGGGGCATGCCATTGATGACTCTAGGCATGGGGATCGAACCTTCTACAGCCGGCATGGTGCTAGTTATCAACTCCATCGTCTCGGTGATCGCCGGGCCATTCATGGGAATCATTTCTTCGCGCGCTGGTTCGCAAAGAGTACCCATCGCTCTTGTTTTCTCCCTCGGCCAAGCCGTGGCATGGTTGATCTTCTTGTCCTCACCCGATCCGCGCGGTCTCGTGGCGGTTATCGTGCTCAACGTAATCTTTGCGTTGTTGACTCCGGCCGGCAATTACGGCTTTGACGCAGTACGCGAGAATCTTCCCAACAACGTGGTTGCCACAGGCACCGGCATGTCCAACATGGGTGGATTCACCGCATCCATGATCGCAGCACAAGGCGTCGGGTTCCTTCTTGACTATTCCTCGAATGGTGCATCCTACGAGTGGTCCGACTTCCGTGTCGCGTGGCTCGCCGTTTTTGCTGTGTGGGCCTTCGGTTTCGCCGGGGCCCTTGTGGCTCGGTCGCAATTCAAAAACTCCACTCGCGGCGTCGTGGTTGTCAACGAACAGGACCCGGCTGGCACTTCGGACACCACCAAATAA
- a CDS encoding DedA family protein — protein sequence MQAIVDWVVGLMEILGAPGVGIAILLENLFPPIPSEVVLPLAGFTVAQGSLQMLPTFIWATAGSVVGAYVLYGVGAWLGAERLRRIADWMWLVEPEDVDKALHWFDKYGAASVFFGRLIPGVRSLISIPAGIDRMNLVTFGLWTLVGSSLWNALLLYLGFILGDQYTKVADYVDQYSNVVYVIIAVALVAFFIYLVMRKQKRDKARALAAEPIES from the coding sequence GTGCAGGCAATTGTTGATTGGGTCGTAGGACTTATGGAAATCCTCGGCGCCCCCGGCGTAGGAATTGCGATTCTCTTGGAGAACCTCTTCCCGCCTATCCCTTCCGAAGTAGTTCTGCCACTCGCAGGGTTTACCGTGGCGCAAGGCTCGCTGCAGATGCTGCCGACTTTCATCTGGGCTACCGCGGGCTCAGTCGTAGGCGCATACGTACTCTACGGAGTCGGCGCATGGTTGGGCGCCGAACGCCTGCGCCGTATCGCAGATTGGATGTGGCTCGTCGAGCCAGAAGACGTGGACAAGGCATTGCATTGGTTTGATAAGTACGGTGCCGCTTCTGTGTTCTTTGGTCGATTGATTCCCGGTGTTCGCTCACTGATCTCAATCCCCGCGGGTATCGACCGAATGAATCTGGTGACCTTCGGTCTCTGGACGCTTGTCGGGTCCAGCCTGTGGAACGCACTGCTTCTCTACCTAGGTTTCATTCTCGGTGATCAGTACACCAAGGTTGCCGATTACGTTGACCAATATTCCAACGTCGTATATGTGATCATCGCGGTGGCCTTGGTCGCTTTCTTTATCTACCTCGTGATGCGTAAACAGAAGCGAGATAAGGCCCGAGCTTTAGCAGCAGAGCCAATTGAGAGCTAG
- a CDS encoding YccF domain-containing protein: MNFILNIIWFLFSGIWLALAYFFFGIIACVFIVTIPAGIASFRMAKFALWPFGKTVVQPVGGTGGFSTIGNVIWFVVAGLWLAVGHITTAAAQAITIIGIPLAIANVKMIPVTCFPFGRKIVDSDRIPVGWEPMIKM, from the coding sequence ATGAACTTTATTCTGAACATCATCTGGTTCCTCTTCAGCGGTATTTGGCTTGCCCTTGCTTACTTCTTTTTTGGCATCATCGCGTGTGTCTTCATCGTGACGATTCCCGCTGGTATCGCATCTTTCCGCATGGCGAAGTTCGCCCTGTGGCCATTTGGCAAGACCGTTGTGCAGCCAGTCGGCGGCACGGGGGGATTTTCCACCATCGGCAACGTTATCTGGTTTGTCGTCGCTGGTCTCTGGCTAGCGGTGGGGCACATCACTACTGCGGCGGCGCAGGCAATTACGATTATCGGCATCCCGCTTGCAATCGCTAACGTCAAGATGATCCCAGTTACTTGCTTCCCATTCGGCCGCAAGATCGTCGATTCGGACCGCATCCCAGTCGGCTGGGAACCGATGATCAAGATGTAG
- the pgi gene encoding glucose-6-phosphate isomerase codes for MTDITSTASWTALSELYSAKKDVTLRELFQEEGRAQKYTYDAAGLHVDLSKNLIDDQTLDALVALAQQADLKNKIDDMFAGQHINNTEDRAVLHTALRLPVEKDLEVDGQDVAADVHEVLGRMRDFASALRSGEWLGHTGRTIKKVVNIGIGGSDLGPAMATKALRAYATAGITAEFVSNVDPADMVSVLEAADPESTLFIIASKTFTTQETLSNAHAAKRWLLEKFDGNEDAIAKHFVAVSTNAEKVAEFGIDTQNMFPFWDWVGGRYSVDSAIGLSLMAVIGPLDFMRFLEGFNAMDEHFRTADLRENIPALMGLINVWYRNFYGAQTHAVLPYSEDLGRFPAYLQQLTMESNGKSVRHDGTAVTYDTGEVFWGEPGTNGQHAFFQLIHQGTSMIPSDFIGFANPKADLPTMSGEGSMHDLLMGNFFAQTKVLAFGKTEDEIIAEGIAPELAPHKVMPGNRPTTTILAEELTPYVLGSLIALYEHITYTEGVIWDINSFDQWGVELGKQQANQLAAAVSGEQEADTGDSSTDDLIKWYRAQK; via the coding sequence ATGACTGACATCACTTCGACCGCATCGTGGACTGCGCTGTCCGAACTCTACTCAGCAAAGAAGGACGTCACCCTTCGCGAACTTTTCCAAGAGGAAGGTCGCGCACAGAAATACACCTACGATGCAGCAGGCCTCCACGTCGATCTGTCCAAAAACCTGATCGACGACCAAACCCTCGATGCCCTCGTCGCTTTGGCCCAGCAGGCAGATCTGAAGAACAAGATCGATGACATGTTCGCAGGTCAGCACATCAACAACACTGAAGATCGCGCGGTCCTCCACACCGCCTTGCGTCTGCCAGTGGAAAAGGACCTAGAGGTCGACGGTCAAGACGTCGCCGCAGACGTCCACGAGGTCCTCGGCCGGATGCGCGACTTCGCCTCTGCCCTGCGCTCCGGCGAATGGCTCGGCCACACCGGTCGCACCATCAAGAAGGTAGTAAACATCGGCATCGGCGGGTCTGACCTGGGTCCTGCAATGGCCACCAAGGCACTGCGTGCATACGCAACCGCAGGCATCACCGCAGAGTTCGTCTCCAACGTCGATCCTGCTGACATGGTGAGCGTTCTAGAGGCAGCCGATCCGGAATCTACTCTGTTCATCATTGCTTCCAAGACCTTTACCACTCAGGAGACTCTTTCCAACGCGCACGCGGCAAAGCGCTGGTTGCTAGAGAAGTTCGACGGCAATGAAGACGCGATTGCAAAGCACTTCGTCGCGGTGTCCACCAACGCTGAGAAGGTGGCGGAGTTCGGCATCGATACCCAAAATATGTTCCCGTTCTGGGACTGGGTCGGGGGTCGTTACTCCGTAGACTCCGCAATCGGACTAAGCCTGATGGCCGTTATCGGCCCATTGGACTTTATGCGCTTCCTCGAGGGCTTCAACGCGATGGACGAACACTTCCGCACCGCGGACCTGCGCGAGAATATTCCTGCACTGATGGGCCTGATCAACGTGTGGTACCGCAACTTCTACGGTGCGCAGACCCACGCGGTTCTGCCATACTCCGAGGATTTGGGGCGCTTCCCTGCTTATCTGCAGCAGCTGACCATGGAGTCCAACGGCAAGTCCGTACGACACGACGGCACCGCCGTTACTTACGACACCGGCGAGGTTTTCTGGGGCGAGCCGGGCACCAATGGCCAGCACGCATTCTTCCAGCTGATCCACCAGGGCACCTCGATGATCCCGTCAGATTTCATCGGTTTTGCCAACCCGAAGGCTGATCTGCCGACCATGTCCGGCGAGGGTTCTATGCACGATCTACTCATGGGCAACTTCTTCGCTCAGACAAAGGTCCTGGCGTTTGGCAAGACCGAGGATGAGATCATCGCTGAAGGCATCGCGCCGGAACTTGCACCTCACAAGGTCATGCCAGGTAACCGCCCAACCACTACGATCCTGGCAGAGGAACTTACCCCGTATGTCCTCGGTTCCCTGATCGCTCTCTACGAGCACATCACATACACCGAGGGGGTTATCTGGGACATCAACTCGTTTGACCAGTGGGGCGTTGAGCTGGGCAAGCAGCAGGCAAACCAGCTCGCTGCTGCTGTGTCCGGCGAGCAGGAGGCCGACACCGGCGATTCCTCCACCGATGACCTGATCAAGTGGTACCGCGCGCAGAAGTAA
- a CDS encoding antibiotic biosynthesis monooxygenase family protein, with the protein MSIVKINAITVPEGAGATLEERFAQRKHAVDSSPGFEGFQLLRPVKGEDRYFVVTRWADEESYAAWRDGRGKAEHASKEGEAPRKPVSQMAELLEFEVVLDSLEQ; encoded by the coding sequence ATGAGTATTGTAAAGATCAACGCCATCACCGTGCCTGAAGGCGCAGGTGCCACCCTCGAAGAACGCTTTGCGCAGCGCAAGCACGCTGTTGATTCCTCGCCTGGATTTGAAGGTTTCCAGCTTCTGCGTCCGGTCAAGGGTGAAGATCGCTACTTCGTTGTCACTCGTTGGGCCGACGAAGAATCTTATGCTGCGTGGCGCGACGGCCGTGGCAAAGCAGAGCACGCGAGCAAGGAAGGCGAGGCTCCACGAAAGCCGGTGTCGCAAATGGCTGAACTTCTGGAGTTTGAAGTAGTCCTTGACTCTCTAGAGCAGTAA